One window of Myxococcales bacterium genomic DNA carries:
- a CDS encoding peroxiredoxin, whose amino-acid sequence MTRLILLAVLLALGACNKKEPAPSGTSSASAAATEQRSGLLSVGDKAPDIQATAHNGTAVKLRELAGKPVVVYFYPKDDTPGCTVEAQGLRDEWSGLETTGAVVIGVSTDDNASHKAFAEKHSLPFLLLPDPKGEIAQAFGVPVTLGYAKRVTFLIGKNGNITKVFSDVSPKGHAKEVLAAIQAS is encoded by the coding sequence ATGACACGCCTGATCCTGCTCGCCGTGCTGCTCGCGCTCGGGGCCTGTAACAAGAAGGAGCCAGCGCCATCCGGCACGAGCTCGGCCTCCGCCGCCGCGACCGAGCAGCGCTCCGGCTTGCTCTCCGTGGGCGACAAGGCGCCGGACATCCAGGCCACCGCGCACAACGGGACCGCCGTGAAGCTGCGCGAGCTCGCAGGCAAACCGGTGGTCGTGTACTTCTACCCGAAGGACGACACACCCGGCTGTACGGTAGAGGCTCAGGGTCTGCGCGACGAATGGTCCGGGCTCGAGACGACGGGCGCCGTCGTGATCGGCGTCTCGACGGACGACAACGCCTCACACAAAGCGTTTGCAGAGAAACACTCACTCCCGTTCCTGCTCTTGCCCGACCCCAAGGGCGAGATCGCCCAGGCGTTCGGTGTGCCCGTCACGTTGGGTTACGCCAAACGCGTCACGTTCTTGATCGGCAAGAACGGCAACATCACCAAGGTATTCTCCGACGTGAGCCCCAAGGGGCACGCCAAGGAAGTGCTGGCGGCGATCCAGGCGAGCTGA